One Cucurbita pepo subsp. pepo cultivar mu-cu-16 chromosome LG09, ASM280686v2, whole genome shotgun sequence DNA window includes the following coding sequences:
- the LOC111802508 gene encoding trafficking protein particle complex subunit 13-like has translation MSGAQGSHSLAFRVMRLCRPSFQVDPPLLLDPADLFAGEDILDDPVAASQLPRLLQAQFSKNSHSDLSYTSRFLLHDSSDATGLTGLLVLPQAFGAIYLGETFCSYISVNNSSNFEVRDVIIKAEIQTERQRILLLDSSKSPVETIRAGGRYDFIVEHDVKELGAHTLVCTALYNDGDGERKYLPQFFKFMVANPLSVRTKVRVVKDSTFLEACIENHTKSNLFMDQVDFEPSPNWNAEIINADKRYSEHKSTTREIFKPPVLVRSGGGIHKFLYQLKLSTLGPSPLKVEGSNILGKFQITWRTNMGEPGRLQTQQILGSPIARKELELHVVEMPDVIRLERPFTLHMRLTTQTERELGPFEVWMSQNGSDDEKVVMVNGLQKMVIPRVEPYGSTDFHLNLIATKPGVQRIAGIKVLDTTEKKAYDHPLADLEIYVDLE, from the exons ATGAGCGGTGCTCAGGGATCGCACTCACTGGCCTTCAGGGTTATGCGACTCTGTAGGCCTTCATTTCAAGTCGACCCTCCTCTCCTCCTCGATCCGGCCGATTTATTCGCCGGCGAGGACATTTTAGACGATCCGGTGGCCGCTTCCCAACTCCCTCGTCTCCTTCAAGCccaattttccaaaaattccCACTCTGATCTCAGCTACACTTCCAGATTTCTTCTTCACGACAGCTCTGATGCTACGGGCCTCACTGGCCTCCTCGTACTCCCTCAAGCTTTCGG GGCGATTTATTTGGGCGAGACTTTCTGTAGCTATATTAGTGTGAATAATAGCTCCAATTTTGAAGTTAGGGATGTTATAATCAAG GCAGAAATTCAAACGGAAAGGCAGAGAATTCTTCTTTTGGATTCATCAAAATCCCCTGTTGAAACTATACGTGCTGGGGGTCGTTACGATTTCATTGTCGAACACGATGTGAAGGAACTTGGAGCGCACAC gCTTGTTTGCACTGCATTGTACAATGATGGTGATGGTGAGCGTAAATATCTTCCACAGTTTTTCAAGTTCATGGTTGCAAATCCACTTTCGGTTAGAACAAAG GTCCGTGTTGTGAAG GATAGTACATTCTTAGAAGCTTGCATTGAAaatcatacaaaatcaaatctaTTTATGGACCAAGTTGATTTTGAGCCTTCACCGAACTGGAATGCAGAGATAATAAATGCTGACAAACGTTACTCTGAACATAAATCTACAACAAG AGAGATATTCAAGCCTCCCGTGTTGGTCAGATCGGGTGGAGGAATCCATAAGTTTCTTTATCAACTGAAATTGTCGACACTTGGTCCTTCTCCGCTGAAAGTTGAGGGAAGTAATATTCTCGGTAAATTTCAGATAACATGGCGTACAAATATGGGAGAACCTGGACGGCTACAAACACAACAGATTTTGGGTTCT CCCATTGCTCGCAAGGAGCTTGAATTGCATGTTGTTGAGATGCCAGATGTTATCAGATTGGAGAGGCCTTTTACG TTACATATGCGTCTCACAACACAGACTGAGAGGGAATTGGGCCCTTTTGAGGTTTGGATGTCGCAAAATGGTTCAGATGATGAAAAAGTTGTTATGGTTAATGGTCTACAGAAAATG GTCATACCAAGAGTTGAGCCATATGGTTCCACAGATTTCCACCTG AACCTCATTGCCACTAAACCTGGAGTTCAGAGAATCGCCGGCAT
- the LOC111802530 gene encoding putative serine/threonine-protein kinase, whose amino-acid sequence MSCSCFGSSNLEKKRISTRADKDLDTDLPENVKQFSFNELRSATEDFHSNNRIGRGGFGVVYKGVLRRGVQVAVKKLSIESKQGAREFLTEIKTISNVRHPNLVELIGCCAQNANRILVYEYLENNSLDHVLLEYKNTSVELDWGKRSSICIGTARGLQFLHEEVVPHIVHRDIKASNILLDKDFNPKIGDFGLAKLFPDDITHISTRIAGTTGYLAPEYALGGQLTPKADVYSFGILILETVSGRRSSTVFGGGIPILLLEQVWELYKQGKLLEIVDSRLGDYPQEEVLRYMKVALFCTQGAASRRPVMSQVVDMLTKKIKLNEKLLTAPGFYGGSSDVPGSSKKTISSTSTSNTACSAVVSITQITPR is encoded by the exons ATGAGTTGCAGCTGCTTCGGCTCCTCTAATTTGGAGAAGAAGCGGATCTCTACTCGTGCTGATAAGGATTTGGACA CTGACTTGCCTGAGAATGTTAAACAATTCTCCTTCAATGAATTAAGATCTGCTACAGAGGATTTCCATTCAAATAATAGAATTGGACGCGGAGGCTTTGGAGTTGTTtataag GGCGTGTTACGGAGAGGAGTACAAGTTGCAGTAAAGAAACTTTCTATAGAGTCTAAGCAAGGGGCTCGGGAATTTTTGACAGAGATCAAAACCATTTCAAATGTCAGGCATCCAAACCTTGTTGAGTTGATTGGATGCTGTGCTCAAAATGCTAACCGGATCTTGGTCTATGAATATCTGGAAAATAATAGTCTCGACCATGTTTTGTTAG AGTATAAGAACACGAGTGTTGAACTGGATTGGGGGAAGAGGTCCTCAATTTGCATTGGTACTGCTAGGGGCCTTCAATTTCTTCACGAGGAAGTCGTTCCACATATTGTGCATAGAGACATCAAGGCTAGTAATATACTCCTTGATAAGGACTTCAATCCGAAAATTGGTGACTTTGGATTAGCTAAACTTTTCCCGGATGATATTACGCACATTAGCACAAGAATCGCAGGAACAAC TGGTTATTTGGCCCCAGAGTATGCACTGGGAGGTCAGCTAACTCCAAAGGCGGACGTGTACAGCTTTGGAATCCTCATCCTTGAAACAGTTAGCGGTAGACGTAGCAGTACAGTTTTCGGGGGAGGAATACCAATACTCTTGCTGGAACAG GTGTGGGAGTTATATAAACAAGGAAAACTTTTAGAAATAGTGGATTCTAGACTAGGAGATTATCCTCAGGAAGAAGTGCTTAGGTACATGAAAGTGGCTCTTTTCTGCACACAAGGGGCTGCAAGTCGACGGCCAGTGATGAGTCAAGTCGTCGACATGCTTACAAAGAAGATCAAGCTTAACGAGAAACTACTTACCGCACCGGGGTTCTACGGAGGCTCGAGTGACGTTCCTGGTAGTAGCAAGAAGACGATCTCCAGCACTTCCACTAGCAACACGGCTTGCTCTGCAGTCGTCTCTATAACTCAAATCACCCCTAGATGA
- the LOC111802444 gene encoding uncharacterized protein LOC111802444 isoform X1 translates to MIVRTYGRRNRGLPRSFSDSSSNAIHDSFGDSLSQESSQDPLFGIAFSSQDSSTKWSTYDSEPYGTNSSQGSFSAKPVRSSLDDSLNRGNKKSKKVKIDKRELEILQCSQPAIPSTSTLMEAQEFGEMMEHMDEVNFALDGLRKGQQVRIRRASLVSLLSICSTAQQRRLLRTHGMARTIIDAVLGLSFDDSASNLAAATLFYILTGDGQDDHLLESPNCVSFLIKLLKPILSMATEVKAPRIGHKLLALRMDSDALQSTTKTLDSSSSAIFSKVEEILVSCKEIKSRCIDTSTTDRPELCPKWIALLAIEKACLTTISLEEASGAIRKTGGDFKEKLRELGGLDAVFEVAKDCHSNMEDARHENSLQSLVLLLKCLKIMENATFLSKDNQSHLLGIKRNLERQGTPQSFTEIMLNIIKILSGLYLRKSSPAGLNNEKSAHLLDGSCNTSKVFAEADVSLTFAANRKITLSSSNSKTWCNAKSTTSDTSSIISQNMRSATTRLDNSLTTSGTTRTSLMNTSFFKMSQRSSTSGSSSVTSRSADTGATPLNNQPEGKINHFDFTEGCELALSEDQDPFAFDEGDLKPSKWELLSKKERKSRAKKAVVKFRDLENGRNSQVMTREKESIGGESHHFNESSCLTPFSEERFSLVADCLLTSIKVLMNLTNDNYDGCQQIASCGGMETMCSLIANHFPSFCSTSSTLNDLKVHTSYLKFEPPNDNHLTDQELDFLVAILGLLVNLVEKDGHNRSRLASASVLIPSRHGLEQGYSNVIPLICSIFLANQEASDGVGDGQSLPWNEEVALLEGEKEAEKMIVEAYSALLLAFLSTESHGIRDAIVDCLPEHKLSILVPVLERFVAFHLTLNMISPETHKAVTEVIESCRNS, encoded by the exons ATGATCGTCAGGACGTACGGCCGTCGGAATCGTGGTCTTCCGAGGTCTTTTTCCGACTCCTCTAGTAACGCCATTCACGATTCCTTCGGTGATTCTCTATCTCAGGAAAGTTCTCAGGACCCGCTATTTGGCATCGCTTTCTCGTCACAGGACTCCTCCACTAAATGGTCCACTTACGATTCTGAGCCCTACGGTACAAATTCCTCCCAGGGTTCGTTTTCAGCGAAACCTGTACGGTCCTCTTTGGACGATTCACTCAACAGAGGCAACAAGAAGTCCAAGAAAGTCAAGATTGATAAAAGGGAACTTGAGATTCTTCAGTGTTCTCAGCCGGCGATTCCTTCTACATCGACTTTGATGGAAGCCCAGGAGTTTGGGGAGATGATGGAGCACATGGATGAGGTGAATTTCGCTTTGGATGGGCTTAGGAAGGGTCAGCAAGTTCGGATCAGACGGGCAAGTTTGGTATCTTTGTTATCAATTTGCTCTACTGCACAGCAGCGGCGGCTTCTACGGACTCATGG GATGGCGAGGACCATAATTGATGCTGTTTTAGGTCTTAGCTTCGACGACTCAGCCAGCAATCTAGCTGCTGCAACTCTCTTTTACATTTTGACCGGTGAT GGTCAAGATGATCACCTTCTGGAATCACCAAATTGtgttagttttttaattaaattgttgaaACCAATTCTCTCTATGGCTACTGAAGTGAAAGCACCAAGAATTGGCCATAAGCTTTTAGCACTTCGAATGGATTCTGATGCCTTACAAAGTACAACAAAAACATTGGACTCCAGTTCTTCTgcaattttttcaaaagttgaagaaattcttgtaAGTTGCAAGGAGATAAAATCAAGATGCATAGACACCAGCACAACTGATAGACCAGAATTGTGTCCAAAATGGATTGCATTACTCGCTATAGAGAAAGCTTGCTTGACTACCATTTCCCTTGAAg AAGCATCTGGTGCTATAAGAAAAACTGGAGGCGACTTCAAGGAAAAATTGCGAGAGCTAGGAGGACTTGACGCCGTCTTTGAGGTTGCCAAGGATTGCCATTCAAATATGGAG GATGCAAGACATGAAAACTCTCTGCAGAGCTTGGTGCTACTTTTGAAGTGCTTAAAGATAATGGAAAATGCAACGTTCCTTAGTAAAGATAATCAG AGTCATTTGCTTGGAATTAAAAGAAACTTGGAGCGACAGGGAACACCACAATCTTTCACGGAAATCATGTTAAATATCATCAAGATTCTTTCGG GTCTGTATTTACGCAAAAGTTCTCCTGCTGGTTTAAATAACGAGAAGTCGGCTCATCTCCTTGATGGGTCCTGTAATACGTCCAAAGTGTTCGCGGAGGCAGATG TTTCTCTTACATTTGCAGCAAACAGAAAGATAACTCTATCAAGCAGTAATTCAAAGACATGGTGCAACGCCAAGAGTACTACGTCTGACACGAGCTCCATTATATCCCAGAACATGAGGAGTGCCACGACTCGGTTAGACAATTCTCTAACAACTTCTGGAACTACCAGGACTTCGTTGATGAACACCAGTTTCTTCAAGATGAGTCAGAGATCTTCCACATCTGGTTCATCCAGCGTAACATCAAGAAGCGCCGATACTGGAGCTACTCCTTTGAATAATCAACCTGAGGggaaaattaatcattttgatttcacTGAAGGTTGTGAGCTTGCCCTTTCAGAGGACCAGGATCCGTTTGCTTTTGACGAGGGTGATCTTAAACCCTCGAAATGGGAGTTActttcaaagaaagaaagaaaatctcGGGCTAAAAAAGCGGTGGTCAAATTTAGAGATCTCGAAAATGGACGTAATTCTCAGGTGATGACACGTGAGAAAGAATCAATTGGCGGAGAAAGTCATCACTTCAATGAAAGTTCGTGCTTAACGCCCTTTAGTGAAGAGAGGTTCAGTCTAGTAGCTGACTGCCTTCTTACTTCTATCAAG GTTTTGATGAACTTGACCAATGATAATTATGATGGCTGTCAACAAATTGCTTCCTGTGGAGGAATGGAAACTATGTGTTCACTGATTGCCAACCATTTTCCTTCATTCTGTTCCACTTCATCCACCTTAAATGACTTAAAAGTGCATACATCATATCTCAAATTTGAGCCTCCGAACGACAATCACCTAACCGATCAAGAGCTTGATTTTCTTGTTGCGATTTTGGGCCTGCTTGTGAACTTGGTGGAGAAGGATGGTCATAACAG GTCACGGCTTGCTTCGGCTAGCGTTTTGATACCCAGCAGGCATGGACTAGAACAGGGTTATAGCAATGTTATTCCACTTATATGTTCCATCTTTCTGGCTAATCAAGAAGCAAGCGACGGAGTCGGAGACGGGCAGTCTTTGCCATGG AATGAGGAGGTAGCTCTTCTTGAAGGTGAAAAGGAAGCGGAAAAAATGATTGTTGAGGCTTATTCAGCGCTACTTCTAGCATTTCTTTCAACTGAAAG CCATGGCATACGCGATGCAATCGTCGACTGTCTTCCAGAACACAAACTATCAATTCTCGTGCCAGTTTTGGAGCGATTCGTG gCGTTTCATTTGACATTGAACATGATTTCCCCGGAGACACATAAAGCCGTAACCGAAGTGATTGAATCATGTAGAAATTCCTGA
- the LOC111802444 gene encoding uncharacterized protein LOC111802444 isoform X2 translates to MIVRTYGRRNRGLPRSFSDSSSNAIHDSFGDSLSQESSQDPLFGIAFSSQDSSTKWSTYDSEPYGTNSSQGSFSAKPVRSSLDDSLNRGNKKSKKVKIDKRELEILQCSQPAIPSTSTLMEAQEFGEMMEHMDEVNFALDGLRKGQQVRIRRASLVSLLSICSTAQQRRLLRTHGMARTIIDAVLGLSFDDSASNLAAATLFYILTGDGQDDHLLESPNCVSFLIKLLKPILSMATEVKAPRIGHKLLALRMDSDALQSTTKTLDSSSSAIFSKVEEILVSCKEIKSRCIDTSTTDRPELCPKWIALLAIEKACLTTISLEEASGAIRKTGGDFKEKLRELGGLDAVFEVAKDCHSNMEDARHENSLQSLVLLLKCLKIMENATFLSKDNQSHLLGIKRNLERQGTPQSFTEIMLNIIKILSGLYLRKSSPAGLNNEKSAHLLDGSCNTSKVFAEADANRKITLSSSNSKTWCNAKSTTSDTSSIISQNMRSATTRLDNSLTTSGTTRTSLMNTSFFKMSQRSSTSGSSSVTSRSADTGATPLNNQPEGKINHFDFTEGCELALSEDQDPFAFDEGDLKPSKWELLSKKERKSRAKKAVVKFRDLENGRNSQVMTREKESIGGESHHFNESSCLTPFSEERFSLVADCLLTSIKVLMNLTNDNYDGCQQIASCGGMETMCSLIANHFPSFCSTSSTLNDLKVHTSYLKFEPPNDNHLTDQELDFLVAILGLLVNLVEKDGHNRSRLASASVLIPSRHGLEQGYSNVIPLICSIFLANQEASDGVGDGQSLPWNEEVALLEGEKEAEKMIVEAYSALLLAFLSTESHGIRDAIVDCLPEHKLSILVPVLERFVAFHLTLNMISPETHKAVTEVIESCRNS, encoded by the exons ATGATCGTCAGGACGTACGGCCGTCGGAATCGTGGTCTTCCGAGGTCTTTTTCCGACTCCTCTAGTAACGCCATTCACGATTCCTTCGGTGATTCTCTATCTCAGGAAAGTTCTCAGGACCCGCTATTTGGCATCGCTTTCTCGTCACAGGACTCCTCCACTAAATGGTCCACTTACGATTCTGAGCCCTACGGTACAAATTCCTCCCAGGGTTCGTTTTCAGCGAAACCTGTACGGTCCTCTTTGGACGATTCACTCAACAGAGGCAACAAGAAGTCCAAGAAAGTCAAGATTGATAAAAGGGAACTTGAGATTCTTCAGTGTTCTCAGCCGGCGATTCCTTCTACATCGACTTTGATGGAAGCCCAGGAGTTTGGGGAGATGATGGAGCACATGGATGAGGTGAATTTCGCTTTGGATGGGCTTAGGAAGGGTCAGCAAGTTCGGATCAGACGGGCAAGTTTGGTATCTTTGTTATCAATTTGCTCTACTGCACAGCAGCGGCGGCTTCTACGGACTCATGG GATGGCGAGGACCATAATTGATGCTGTTTTAGGTCTTAGCTTCGACGACTCAGCCAGCAATCTAGCTGCTGCAACTCTCTTTTACATTTTGACCGGTGAT GGTCAAGATGATCACCTTCTGGAATCACCAAATTGtgttagttttttaattaaattgttgaaACCAATTCTCTCTATGGCTACTGAAGTGAAAGCACCAAGAATTGGCCATAAGCTTTTAGCACTTCGAATGGATTCTGATGCCTTACAAAGTACAACAAAAACATTGGACTCCAGTTCTTCTgcaattttttcaaaagttgaagaaattcttgtaAGTTGCAAGGAGATAAAATCAAGATGCATAGACACCAGCACAACTGATAGACCAGAATTGTGTCCAAAATGGATTGCATTACTCGCTATAGAGAAAGCTTGCTTGACTACCATTTCCCTTGAAg AAGCATCTGGTGCTATAAGAAAAACTGGAGGCGACTTCAAGGAAAAATTGCGAGAGCTAGGAGGACTTGACGCCGTCTTTGAGGTTGCCAAGGATTGCCATTCAAATATGGAG GATGCAAGACATGAAAACTCTCTGCAGAGCTTGGTGCTACTTTTGAAGTGCTTAAAGATAATGGAAAATGCAACGTTCCTTAGTAAAGATAATCAG AGTCATTTGCTTGGAATTAAAAGAAACTTGGAGCGACAGGGAACACCACAATCTTTCACGGAAATCATGTTAAATATCATCAAGATTCTTTCGG GTCTGTATTTACGCAAAAGTTCTCCTGCTGGTTTAAATAACGAGAAGTCGGCTCATCTCCTTGATGGGTCCTGTAATACGTCCAAAGTGTTCGCGGAGGCAGATG CAAACAGAAAGATAACTCTATCAAGCAGTAATTCAAAGACATGGTGCAACGCCAAGAGTACTACGTCTGACACGAGCTCCATTATATCCCAGAACATGAGGAGTGCCACGACTCGGTTAGACAATTCTCTAACAACTTCTGGAACTACCAGGACTTCGTTGATGAACACCAGTTTCTTCAAGATGAGTCAGAGATCTTCCACATCTGGTTCATCCAGCGTAACATCAAGAAGCGCCGATACTGGAGCTACTCCTTTGAATAATCAACCTGAGGggaaaattaatcattttgatttcacTGAAGGTTGTGAGCTTGCCCTTTCAGAGGACCAGGATCCGTTTGCTTTTGACGAGGGTGATCTTAAACCCTCGAAATGGGAGTTActttcaaagaaagaaagaaaatctcGGGCTAAAAAAGCGGTGGTCAAATTTAGAGATCTCGAAAATGGACGTAATTCTCAGGTGATGACACGTGAGAAAGAATCAATTGGCGGAGAAAGTCATCACTTCAATGAAAGTTCGTGCTTAACGCCCTTTAGTGAAGAGAGGTTCAGTCTAGTAGCTGACTGCCTTCTTACTTCTATCAAG GTTTTGATGAACTTGACCAATGATAATTATGATGGCTGTCAACAAATTGCTTCCTGTGGAGGAATGGAAACTATGTGTTCACTGATTGCCAACCATTTTCCTTCATTCTGTTCCACTTCATCCACCTTAAATGACTTAAAAGTGCATACATCATATCTCAAATTTGAGCCTCCGAACGACAATCACCTAACCGATCAAGAGCTTGATTTTCTTGTTGCGATTTTGGGCCTGCTTGTGAACTTGGTGGAGAAGGATGGTCATAACAG GTCACGGCTTGCTTCGGCTAGCGTTTTGATACCCAGCAGGCATGGACTAGAACAGGGTTATAGCAATGTTATTCCACTTATATGTTCCATCTTTCTGGCTAATCAAGAAGCAAGCGACGGAGTCGGAGACGGGCAGTCTTTGCCATGG AATGAGGAGGTAGCTCTTCTTGAAGGTGAAAAGGAAGCGGAAAAAATGATTGTTGAGGCTTATTCAGCGCTACTTCTAGCATTTCTTTCAACTGAAAG CCATGGCATACGCGATGCAATCGTCGACTGTCTTCCAGAACACAAACTATCAATTCTCGTGCCAGTTTTGGAGCGATTCGTG gCGTTTCATTTGACATTGAACATGATTTCCCCGGAGACACATAAAGCCGTAACCGAAGTGATTGAATCATGTAGAAATTCCTGA
- the LOC111802591 gene encoding uncharacterized protein LOC111802591: MGMLVVVVVFVLDLVAFALAVAAEQRRTTATVVQSGNSKFCAYDSDIATGLGVGSLLVLFATQVIVMVASRCLCCGKALRPSGSRAWAITLFITCWVCFLIAEICLLAASVRNAYHTKYVSSIMNERISCKMLRRGVFGAGAAFIVFTCVASELFYISFSKAHNQTSSFAKDTGIRMASI; encoded by the exons ATGGGTATGCTGGTTGTGGTTGTGGTGTTTGTCCTTGATTTGGTTGCTTTTGCGCTTGCTGTTGCTGCAGAGCAAAGAAGAACCACT GCCACGGTGGTTCAATCAGGCAATTCTAAATTCTGTGCCTATGACTCTGATATTGCAACTGGCTTAGGTGTGGGTTCACTTCTGGTCCTGTTTGCCACCCAAGTGATCGTTATGGTGGCAAGTCGATGCTTATGCTGTGGGAAAGCTTTGCGACCGAGCGGTTCGAGGGCTTGGGCAATTACCCTTTTCATCACTTGCTG GGTATGTTTTCTCATTGCTGAGATCTGTCTGTTGGCTGCTTCGGTTCGAAATGCGTACCATACCAAGTATGTGAGTTCTATAATGAACGAGCGAATTTCGTGCAAGATGCTGAGGAGAGGAGTATTCGGGGCTGGGGCTGCTTTTATCGTCTTCACATGTGTAGCATCAGAGCTGTTCTATATTAGCTTTTCCAAGGCTCATAACCAGACGTCCTCCTTTGCTAAGGACACTGGCATTAGAATGGCAAGCATATAG
- the LOC111802472 gene encoding polyphenol oxidase, chloroplastic-like has protein sequence MASIYPLLSVIPIKNQTSKLQNKSRGISHVPCRASNGESTSKFDRRDVLFGLGGLYGAAALTNQQSPASAAPLAPDVNNCEPATIEGNQHIPCCPPKIHHIIDFIHPPHTTKLRIRPPAHSLTPKQQFNFEKAIHIMKRLPPNDPRNFYRQADVHCAYCDYAYKQLGFPNAEMQVHWNALFFPFHRAYLYFFERILGHLINEPNFVIPFWNWDNNEGMQMPKIYDNPNSPLYDKLRNPRHRPHKLLNLNYHGDDNPSYDVVDCNLRWMHKQMITDADTAEGFHGKLLIASHEANEETGMGTIERSPHNNIHNWVGDPNAKNHMNMGAFYSAARDPLFYGHHANVDRMWSIWQGLKNGKPRDFDNPDWLNSSFVFYNEHKQAVRIKVSDCLDTRRLGYVYQYVDLPWLHTKQTPRLKKQLKATQAPQVIKFPQGLNSMVTTTVKRPNKLRDEKEKSEKDEVLVIEGIELDKRYWVHFNVLVNVVDDGSDVCPGNTEFVGTFTTVPHGHNHRGKTSLRVVITEVLKELGIEDDESVIVRLDPKVGGDKVTIGGMKIELQPKGR, from the coding sequence ATGGCTTCTATATATCCTCTTCTATCAGTTATCCCAATCAAAAACCAAACATCCAAGCTTCAAAACAAAAGCCGTGGCATCAGCCATGTTCCATGCAGAGCCTCCAATGGAGAGTCCACAAGCAAGTTTGATAGAAGAGATGTGCTGTTCGGACTGGGCGGACTTTATGGTGCAGCTGCTCTAACCAACCAACAAAGCCCTGCGTCCGCAGCACCTTTAGCACCCGACGTCAACAACTGCGAGCCAGCCACAATAGAAGGCAACCAACACATCCCATGCTGCCCTCCCAAAATCCATCACATCATTGATTTCATCCATCCACCACACACAACCAAACTCCGCATTCGCCCACCCGCCCACTCGCTTACTCCAAAGCAACAATTCAACTTCGAGAAAGCCATTCATATCATGAAACGCCTCCCTCCCAACGACCCTCGTAACTTTTACAGGCAAGCCGATGTTCATTGCGCCTATTGTGATTATGCCTACAAACAATTAGGCTTCCCAAACGCCGAAATGCAAGTCCATTGGAACGCTTTGTTCTTCCCATTTCACCGAGCTTACCTCTACTTCTTCGAGAGAATCTTAGGCCATTTAATTAACGAACCAAATTTCGTCATACCCTTTTGGAATTGGGATAATAATGAAGGTATGCAAATGCCAAAAATCTACGACAACCCAAATTCGCCACTCTATGACAAGCTACGTAATCCAAGACATAGGCCACATAAATTGCTTAACCTTAACTACCACGGCGACGACAACCCTTCATACGACGTCGTCGATTGTAATCTCCGGTGGATGCATAAGCAAATGATAACGGACGCCGATACTGCTGAAGGGTTCCATGGAAAGCTACTCATTGCATCTCATGAAGCTAATGAAGAAACTGGGATGGGTACCATTGAGAGATCTCCTCATAATAATATTCACAATTGGGTTGGCGATCCAAACGCCAAGAACCATATGAACATGGGAGCGTTTTACTCGGCAGCTCGAGATCCGTTGTTTTATGGTCATCATGCGAATGTGGATCGCATGTGGAGCATTTGGCAAGGGTTAAAGAATGGGAAGCCAAGAGATTTTGATAACCCCGATTGGTTGAATTCCTCGTTTGTGTTCTATAATGAGCATAAACAAGCTGTACGCATCAAAGTTAGTGATTGTTTGGACACTAGAAGGCTTGGATATGTTTATCAATATGTAGATCTTCCATGGCTGCATACTAAGCAAACCCCACGTCTAAAAAAGCAGCTAAAAGCAACGCAAGCTCCACAAGTTATTAAATTTCCTCAGGGTCTCAATTCAATGGTAACCACAACGGTGAAGAGACCGAACAAATTAAGggatgaaaaggaaaagagtgaGAAAGATGAGGTATTGGTGATAGAAGGCATTGAATTGGATAAGAGATATTGGGTTCATTTTAATGTGCTTGTTAATGTTGTTGATGATGGCTCCGATGTGTGTCCGGGGAATACTGAGTTTGTAGGAACGTTTACGACCGTCCCGCATGGTCACAACCACCGTGGAAAGACGTCTTTACGAGTTGTGATAACGGAGGTGCTTAAAGAGTTGGGAATAGAGGACGATGAGAGTGTGATTGTGAGGCTCGACCCTAAGGTTGGTGGAGACAAGGTCACCATTGGAGGGATGAAGATCGAACTTCAGCCAAAAGGTCGGTAG